The DNA sequence gtgatctgcccgtctcggcctcccaaagtgctgggattacaggcttgagccaccgcgcccggcctcacttttagttctttagtttcttttctttctttcttttttttttttgagatggattctcgctctgtcgcccaggctggagtgcagtggccggatctcagctcactgcaagctccgccttctgggtttacgccattcttctgcctcagcctcccaagtagctgggactacaggaacccgcgacctcgcccggctagttttttgtattttttagtagagacggggtttcaccgggttagccaggatggtcttgatctcctgacctcgtgatccacccgtctcggcctcccaaagtgctgggattacaggcttgagctatcGCACCCGGCctagtttcttttcttaattaaaattttttttgtgtgtgtagagatggacagggtctcattatgttgccaggctagtcttgaacttctggtttccagcagtcctccagccttgccttctcaaggtgctgggattacaggtgtgaaccaccatgcctgcccccaCCCTTAGTTTCTTAGTGTGACAGATGTAACCTGGTTATATAAGATGCTAATATGTGGGGAAGCTGATGAGGGGTAGGTGAGAACTGTCTCTACTATCTTtggaacttttctgtaaatctagaagtatttaaaaaaaatttttttttttgagacagggtctcactctgtcactcaggctggagtgcagcagtgaaatcatggctcattgcagccttggcctcccagattcaattgattctcctgcctcagcctcctaagtagctaggactacaggtgcacgccatcatgcccagctaatttttgtatttttttgtagaggtggggtctcactatgttgcccaagctggtcttgaattactggatttaagcaatcctcctcccttgacctcccaaagtgttgggattacaggcgtgagccactgcacccagccaaaatattattattattactattattaatttttgtattttttttttagtagagttgggttttcaccatgttggccaggctggtctcgaactcctgacctcaactgatccacttgccttggcctcccaaagtgctgcggttatagctgtgagccactgcgcccagcccaaaatgttttttttaatcaaagaaagaaagtttatggCAAAAAAGTACTCAAAGAGTACTTAAGCAtaggaagagaaaattttaagttCTCTTCAGCCTTTCCTCAAATCCTCAGGGTAACAATTAAAAGtcaaattgtgatttttattggctgcgtaatattccattgcatgctaactttttttttttttttgacacggagtttcactttgttaccctggctggaatgcaatggcacaatctcagctcactgcaagctcgcctcctgggttcaagcaattcccctgctttggtctcccaagtacctgagattacaggcaagagccaccacgcccggctcatttttgtatttttagtagaaatggggtttcacaatgttggccagactgggctccaactcctgacctcagaggcTCTctttcctgctttggcctcccaacctgctgggattacaggcatgagccactgtgcccggctttgttttttagatggagtctcactctgacacccaggctggagtgcaacggtgcagtcttcgctcactgcaacctctgcctcccaggttcaagcgattctcctgcctcagcctctcgagtaactgggattatagtcTGCCACCACGtgcagtaatttttgtatttttagtagagacggcatttcgccatgttgactagggtggtcttgaacttctgacctcaggcaatccgcccgccttggcctcccaaagtgctgggattacaggtgtgagccgcacCCAGCCTGCCAGCTAATTTGTTCTTCTCATCCCTTATCTTATCTATATAGGCTGCTTCTGTCTTTTTGCCTTTATATAGAATGCTGCATGAACATCTCCCCCAAACTGTGGTCTGTTAATCGGGGATAAACTGAAAGGAGATTCCCTGCATGGAGAGGATCGGAGTAAGGAACCCCAGGGCCCGCCCTGATTTGAGGTGGGCTGGGGGAGAGGGACCGGCCTGGCTGGCCGTCTCGTCTACCTTGAAGGTGATCTCTGCCAGGCAGCGCGTGCACTTGATGTAGAAGCGGAAGATGGGCAGGCCCAGGTAGACCTCGTTCTGCACCGTCTCCTTCCGAGCGTTGAATTTCTTCCCCTTGTAGATGTATTCTCCGCACGTCTTACACCTGTGGGGCGGGAGGTAGGGGAGCGAGCTGTCTTGGGACTCTGGCTCCCACTGGTAGGCTGTCCCTGCGGCATCCTGCAAGATCACTGCTTGCTTGCCTCCAGCGATGGGGAGCTTCCTCCTTCACGAGGCAGGCTGCCCCCACCGTTTCCAAATTTCCTCTACCTGAGAACTTCGTGTTCTCATTCATATCTTTCTGGGGCTCGGTCCAAGGGTCACCTGCTTGGGAAGCCCCGTGAGTAAGTGAGGCCTGCCTGTCATGCACTCCCAGAAGCAATCTTGGTGCTTACGGGGCATCCCACCCTCCAGGAGGAAAGACGCCGCACAGAAAAATGCTGCCccacctccctcttcccctcctacTCCGGGCTCTGCTCCCCAGCCCAGCACGCCCGCCTCCTGTCTGAGCCTGCAAACACCCCCAGCTCAGTCCCAGCTCAAGGCCTTTGCTCCTACGGTCCCATGGCTGATGACACCCTTCATCCTCAGACCTCAGTGCCACCAGCAATTTGCCTGATGTCGCCCTGACCACCCCAGCTACCTACAGCCCTCCTTCCTCCGCCACTGCCCCAGGggctctctctcctgcctgaCTTCCGGGGCCCGTGCACCTGCCTGACTACCAATGATCTCCACTTCCCAGTAGACTGTGTGCTCCATGAGGCCAGGGACTTTGTTTCTGGGGCCCAGCACAGaccctggcacacagcaggtgcccaataaatgagtgctgaatgaataaatgaatgaaggaggGGGAGGAGCAGACAGGCCATCAACACATGGGCATGAACCAAATTTCACTGACCCAGATGCCTCTTTCCTCGTCAGGTGTGTGATTTCAGATATGCTACAGCGTGGAAAGGTGTGGGGTTTAGAGTTGGTGAAACACAATAATTCTAAAGTGCTACAAAGGGTAAGATCTGGGTACCGTGAGTGGGGACAATGGAGGCCTCCCAGAGGGGCTGAGATTGGAACCATGACCTATGGCAGACAAGAGGAGCCTGCCTTGTGTAGGTAGAAggagaaggccaggtgtggtagctcacgcctgtaatcacagcactttgggaggctgaggagggcggatcacctgaggtcaggagtttgagactagcctggccaacgtggtgaaaccccaactctactgaaaatacaaaaattagccgagcgtggtggcgcacacctgtaatccccgttactcaggaggctgaggcaggagaatcgcttgaagctgggaggtggaggttgcagtgagcccagatcatgccactgtactccagcctgggcaacacagcaagactctgtctcaacaacaacaaaagaaagaaagtagagggAGATTGTTCCAAGCAGGGGCAGCAGTGTGTGCAAAGACCCTGGGATAGGATGAGCTTGGCTGTTGGAGGAGCTGAAATATATCTGCAATTCTGTGGGGTCCTGTCCTCTCTGCTCACACGTTTACTAACCACCAAGATCTCAAGGCAGGCACTGGCGGAGGGGAGTTCTAAAAAGTCCAGAGCTTAATCCCAAATGGTGAGGCTAAGGAGGCCTGGAGTGGTCAATGTCTGAGCCAGGACCAGTGATCTGGCCTGAAGACAGGACGAGTCACCTCTGTGGATGCCAGGCACTGCGTCCTTCAGTCATGGCTGGTGTGTGGGGTCTCACGGAGGGTGCTCACCTCATGTTGAAGGGGGCCATCAGCCGCACCACGTACTGCCGGTCTTTGGGGAGCTTGAGTTTGGGGATCTTTGATGGGTCAAAGTCCGGCGGGTAGTATTTCTGCAGGGGAGGAAGGAAACATTGggggaattattttattttcagaagcaGGGGCAGGACATGGCAGAGGGAAGGGGCTCTGGGGAGCTGTGTCGGGGGTCCCCAAGCCCACCCTAGGTTCTGCGATAGGCAGGGAGGACTGGCAGGACTCAGTACAGTCGGAGGGAGGCCAGGCACAAGCTTCCTGACTCTCTCTCAGTGAAGACATACAGGATGCATTTGATTCTCCTAAATACCAGTCATGACAATACACGTGAAATGTTATCTACATGGGAAGCTCTAAAaagccagttttttgtttgtttgtttgtttttgttttgagatggagttttgctcttgttgcccaggctggagtgcaatggcgtgatctcagctcactgcaaaactccgcttcccaggtttaagcgattctcctgcctcagcctcagcctccccagtagctgggattatagccacccaccaccacacccagctaatttttgtatttttagtagagacggggtttcatcacattggccaggctggtcttgaactcctgacctcaggtgatccacccgccttggcctcctaaagtgctggtattacatgCGTGAGGCCCCATACCCTGCCCTTTGTAGAGGTTAAGCTTTGCTTAGCGCTTCTGTTTTTCCAGCAGGAGACTGAGTTCCCCAAGGTGTCCCAACTCCCCAGCAACTCTGTAGAGGGTAAACCAGGACACTGttagctcagcctcccaattacTATACTACATTGTTTCCTACACAGTCATGTCCCTGGATCTgaatcctgagtagctgaaacctGCGGGGCTCAGTTtactcctctgtgaaatgggcacaTTGTCTTCTGTCTCCAAATGTCTTTACACGTGTTCCTTGAGGCAAGGGGGATAAAGCTGCTCTTTGCAGTGTCTGGTACCCAGTAGGTGCTTCAAACACAAAGTGCTTTATTTTCCAGTGGTGCAGTGGAGTTATCTGTCGTAATCCATACTCACGCTCCCTTTGTATCCCAGGGCTCCTGTTTCCCAGGAGTTCCTACAGCAAGCCTGGGACCGCTCTCCTAGAAAGACCTGCgtgcggccgggcacggtggctcaggcctgtaatcccagcactttgggaggctgaggtgggcggattgcctgaactcaggagttcgaaaccaccctgggcaacatggtgaaacttcatctctactaaaatacaaaaaaaaaaaaattagccgggtgtggtggcgggcacctgtaatcccagctactcaggaggctgaagcaggagaatcgcttgaacccaggaggcagaagctgcaatgagccaagaacttgccactgccctccagcccgggcagcaagagcaaaactcagtctcaaaaaaacaaaaaaacaactgtgCGAACAGTATGGTTTACACTGAACCTCTGCTTTTCTTCTGGGAGTCTGGAAACTTGACCCCTGTCAGGCAGAGGGTATCTGCAAGACCAGAccccaataaaaacaaacacacacacacacacacacacacacacacacacacacacgcacacctctCCAAAGAACACGATTGGCTACAGGCCCCAAGAGGGGCACGGCTTCTTAGAGCCACGCCCCTCAAGAGAAGGGCAGAAGGCCGCCAGTATTTTAAGGAAGCCCCGCCCCCAGATAACGTGATTGGATCATTCCCTCCGGGAAAAACTCTATCTGGTGAAGTGATTGGGTAATAGCCCAAGCCTCGCCCCACAGGTGTGTAGCCCGGAAGGGAAGACTTAGCGAAGGCCCACCCCCCACGGAAGGCGATGGGGAGGAGTCTGGGGAAGAGTCTGGGAAGCCCCATCCCGTGGAAGGCCGTTGGGAAAGAAGGGTTCCAAAGAGGAGATCCCAGGAAGCTCCTCCCTCTCCCGGAGTTCCGGGATGTCCCGCTCCGATTGGAAAGCCCCAGTCGCCCAACACTTACGTTTAATACTTTTCGCTCCGACATCTTTGCCTCCTAATCACCTCGCAAGCACTTGAGAAATGGTAAGCCTGGGTAAATACCGAGCTTTTCCTACGGAAGCCTCACTTCCGTAAACGTCACTTCCTTCATCCTCTGTTATTGGCTGCAGCATACATAACCGACTTCTTTCATTGGTTCCAATCCCCGTCTATCAAGCTGGAAGTCCCGGCGTCTTCCCTCCGGAGTTGCAACCTGAGTAGCGCGAAATAAGGGTTCCGGGAGCCATACGGAATGGGAGAGTTTTGTAGAGTGCGCTGCGCCCCCTAGAAGCGGGCAGCGGCTGGTTAAAATTTTGTAACGTGACCTGGCTGCGCGTCGCGACAGCCcttgttcttcattcttttattcgGCAAATATGTGTTATGCACCTGCCTTGTATTCTGGGCTCTGGGAATCCACACATCGTTCCTGTGCCCGCAGCTCTCACATGGGGTTGGGGCCACATATAGGATGACTGAAGAGGACCCTGGACGCCTCTTGAGTCACAGACATTGACTTAAAGATCAGGCTCCAAACCCACTTCCTAAACATACGCAGAGTCTCCCAACTGTCCCTGCATTGCCTACCTGTGCTTTCCCTTTAAAGAGGACTTCCCATCCcattccttccccagcctcctccccacctTTCATGGACCTTTCCTCTATGTCAGATTGTTCCACGAAAGGGGTCCGGATCCAgacccaagagagggttcttggatttcgtgcaagaaagaattcagggcgagtccacagtgcaaagcaaaagcaagtttatttagaacgtagatgaataaaagaatggctactccatggACAGAGCAGCCCCGACGTCTGCTGGTTGCGCATGTTTATGGtgatttcttgatgatatgctaaaacAAGGGGTGGATGATTCATACCTCccttttttagaccatatagggtaacttcttgaCATTGCTGTGGGaatcgtttatttatttatttatcttttgagaaggagtcttgctctgttgcctaggctagcaggcagtggtgccatcttggctcactgcaacctccgcctccaggattcaagtgattctcctgcctcagcctcccaagtagctgtgattgcaggcacgttccaccatgcctggctaatttttgtgtttttagtagagacagggtttcaccatgttggccaggctggtctcgaactcctgacttcaagtgttccacccacctcagcatcccaaagtgctgggattacaggtgtgagccaccacgcccagcctgccaTAGTATTTGTAagctgtcatggcgctggtgggggtgtagcagtgaggacaaccacaGGTAATTCTTGTTGCCATCTTGGTCTCAGCCGGCTTCTTCACTGCAATCTGTttcatcagcaaggtctttatgacctgtatcttgtgccaaacTTCTGTTTTATCCTGTGACTCAATATGCCTTAAtcgtctgggaatgcagcccagtaggtctcagccttattttacccagcccctactcaaaatggagtcactctgcTTCAAATGCCTCTAACAAGATGACTTGCTCAGTAAATGCGGACCCATGAGACAACAAGACCTAAGACtccagccaggcaaggtggctcacctctggaatcccagcactttgggaagctgaagtgggaggagtgATTGAGTCccggaggtcaagaccagcctgggtaacatagcaagaccccatctctactttaaaaaagaaaagacacaaggTTCCCGCCCTCACAGGGATCACTGTCTGATGAGACAAACAGACAATAGATAAAAAAGGGTCATTTCAGGGCATGAGGAATGATCAGAATGTTAGGGAAACAGGAGCATAGGAGAGCCGGGTgacaccattttaaaatcaacaccatttttttttttttttttttgagacagagtctgcttctgtcacccaggctgtagtggagtggcgtgatctctgctcacggcaatcttcgcctcccgggttcaagtgattctcctgcctcaacctcccaactagctgggattacaggcacttaccaccacgcctggctaatttttgtatttttagtagagatgaggtttcgccattttggccaggcaggtctcggactcctgacctcaggtgatctgcccacctctgcctcccaaagggctgggattacaggcatgagccaccacacccggccacaaatCAATTCCATCTTAAAAGTAACAAGGCACATTCGCTGCCAGTCACGACCCAGGGTCATAAGAtgtttacaagtgagaaaacatCTTACAGATGCCTGGGAGGACACACTCCTACAACAATGGAAGGTCCAGAGGTCCTGACATCGTGCAGCAATATATGCTTTTATGATCGTTATAgtcgctgggtgcggtggctaacgtctgtaatcccagcactttgggaggccaaggcgggcggatcatgaggtcaggaaatcgagaccagcctggccaccatggtgaaaccctatctctactaaaaatacaaaaattacctgggcacggtggcgggaacctgtaatcccagctactcaggaggctgaggcagaagaattgcatgaacccaggaggctgaggttgcagtgagctgaatttgagatcgcaccactgcactccagcccgggcgacagagtgagactctatctcaaaaaaaaagaaaagaaaagaaaagaaaaagattccaggcatggtggctcacgcctgtaattccagccctttgggaggccaaggcgggcgaatcacctgaggtcgggagttcaagaccaaccagacccacatggagaaaccccatctctactaaaaatacaaaattagccaagtggctgggcgcggtggctcacgcttgtaatcccagcactttgggaggccgagacgggcggatcacgaggtcaggagatcgagaccatcctggctaacatggtgaaaccccatctctactaaaaatacaaaaaattagccgggcgtggtggcgggcacctgtagtcccagctactcgggaggctgaggcaggagaatggcgtgaacctgggaggcggagcttgcagtgagccgagatcgcgccactgcactccagcctgggggacagagtgagactccacctcaaaaaaaaaaaaaaaaaatagccaggcatggcagtgaaggtcgggagttcaagaccaaccagaccaacatggataaacctcatctctactaaaaatacaaaattagccaggtgtggtggtgcacacctgttatcccagctacttgggaggctgaggcaggagaaccacttgaacccaggaggcaggggttgcagtgagtcgaaattgcaccattgcactccagcctgggcaacaagaatgaaactccatctcaaaaaaaagaaagaaaaagaaaatatcattataGTCATGGTGTAATGTACTTAGGCACTAAGATGGCAaggatatgtatgtatattttttgagacagggtctcgctctgtcacttaggctggagtgtagtgacgcaatcatggctcactgtgacttccacttcccagctcaggcgatcctccacctcagccttccgagtagctggaactatagggaccatcacgcctggctaatattttgcagtttttgtagagacaaggtttcaccatgttgcccaagctggtctggaaatcctgggctgaagtgaATCCTAGGCCTCGACCtaccaaagtgttagaattacaggcgttagccactgcacccagctaggaTAACTTTCTTTAAGTCAACAAAGCACACTTCGTCATGCTGTCAGCCTACCCGCACATGGACATCGCTTTCACAGAGATAAGACCCCTatataagaaaaacttaaaaccggttggacgtggtggctcacacctgtaatcccaacagtttaggaggccgaagtgggaggatcacttgagctgaggagttcaaggccagcctggccaacatggtgaaaccccgtctctactaaaaatataaaaattagccaggcgtggtggtgcatgcctgaatcccaactactcaagagactgaagcaggagaatcgcttgaacctgggaggtggaggttgcagtgagccgagatcgtgccgctgcactccaacctgggtgacagagcaagactcaatctcaaaaaacaaacaaacaacaaaaaaaaaaaccttaaaacaaaGACAAGGCGTTCCTCCTCTTGTTTTCTGAGGATGCCCT is a window from the Piliocolobus tephrosceles isolate RC106 unplaced genomic scaffold, ASM277652v3 unscaffolded_23680, whole genome shotgun sequence genome containing:
- the YJU2 gene encoding splicing factor YJU2, which translates into the protein MSERKVLNKYYPPDFDPSKIPKLKLPKDRQYVVRLMAPFNMRCKTCGEYIYKGKKFNARKETVQNEVYLGLPIFRFYIKCTRCLAEITFKVDETASQAGPSPPAHLKSGRALGFLTPILSMQGISFQFIPD